From the genome of Prevotella herbatica, one region includes:
- a CDS encoding sulfite exporter TauE/SafE family protein gives MTVLTFTIILICSAFLAGLLGSLTGLGGGVVVIPVLTLCFNIDFHYAIGAALVASIATSSGSASAYVKEGITNVRLGMFLEIATTIGAVGGAIIALWMPTNIIAVIFGLVLILTSAMQMRRKVDHTNVVGSELARKLKLYGTYPTKDGEKKYELTNVGGGFSVMLGAGVLSGLLGIGSGALKVLAMDGAMKVPFKVSTTTSNFMIGVTAVASAVVYIQRGYIDPGIAFPIMVGVLGGSLFGARLLKRLDVTILRKIFVLAILLVAINMIYNGIMGKF, from the coding sequence ATGACAGTTTTAACATTTACAATCATTTTGATCTGTTCGGCTTTTTTGGCCGGGCTTCTCGGCTCTCTTACGGGCTTAGGTGGTGGAGTGGTAGTGATACCAGTATTGACACTTTGTTTTAATATTGATTTCCATTATGCCATAGGTGCAGCGTTAGTTGCTTCAATAGCCACATCTTCTGGTTCGGCCAGTGCTTATGTAAAAGAAGGTATAACAAATGTTCGACTTGGAATGTTCTTAGAGATAGCCACTACTATTGGAGCTGTTGGTGGAGCTATTATAGCCCTTTGGATGCCGACAAATATTATAGCAGTTATCTTTGGCTTGGTGTTGATTTTGACTTCTGCCATGCAAATGCGTAGAAAGGTTGATCATACAAATGTTGTGGGAAGTGAGTTAGCACGCAAACTAAAGCTATATGGAACTTATCCGACTAAAGATGGTGAGAAAAAATACGAACTTACAAATGTTGGTGGAGGATTCTCTGTAATGCTTGGTGCTGGAGTTCTTTCAGGTCTTCTTGGTATTGGTAGTGGTGCTTTGAAAGTGCTCGCTATGGATGGGGCAATGAAAGTTCCTTTTAAGGTAAGTACAACAACTAGTAATTTTATGATCGGTGTTACAGCCGTGGCTTCTGCTGTTGTTTATATTCAGAGAGGTTATATTGACCCGGGAATAGCTTTCCCTATAATGGTAGGTGTCTTGGGTGGTTCGCTTTTTGGAGCCCGACTCTTGAAGAGACTCGATGTAACCATATTGAGGAAGATATTTGTCTTAGCCATTCTATTGGTTGCGATAAATATGATATATAATGGTATAATGGGTAAATTTTAA
- a CDS encoding inorganic phosphate transporter gives MILLISIIILALAFDFINGFHDAANSITTIVTTKVLTPFQAVIWAAFFNFVAFFISKYIIGEFGIANTVSKTVYEQFITLPIILAGVIGAVIWNLLTWWKGIPSSSSHTLIGGFAGAAIMANGFQAIQGSVIFKIAAFILLAPFIGMIIAFFTSMLVLYVCRNMNHSKAEVWFKHLQLISSALFSIGHGLNDSQKVMGIIAAALIAAHPLHIGMGIHTVDDIPDWVAFSCFFAISAGTMSGGWKIVKTMGTKITKVTPFEGVVAETSGALTLFITEYLKIPVSTTHTIAGSIMGVGATKRLSAVRWGVTKDLMVAWLLTIPVSALLGALIYLLVSLFL, from the coding sequence ATGATATTACTTATCTCAATTATCATTCTGGCGTTGGCGTTTGATTTTATCAATGGTTTCCATGATGCAGCCAACTCTATTACAACAATCGTTACAACGAAAGTGCTCACTCCGTTTCAGGCGGTGATATGGGCAGCATTCTTCAATTTTGTAGCTTTTTTCATCTCAAAATATATAATAGGTGAGTTTGGTATTGCCAACACTGTTTCAAAGACGGTTTATGAGCAATTTATTACGTTGCCGATAATTCTTGCAGGTGTTATTGGTGCTGTTATATGGAACTTGCTTACATGGTGGAAGGGTATCCCTTCATCTTCTTCACATACTCTTATCGGTGGCTTTGCCGGTGCTGCAATTATGGCAAACGGCTTTCAGGCAATTCAGGGATCTGTGATTTTTAAGATCGCTGCATTCATTCTGTTGGCTCCGTTTATCGGTATGATAATAGCATTTTTCACATCAATGCTTGTGTTGTACGTATGCCGAAATATGAATCACAGTAAGGCTGAGGTTTGGTTTAAACATCTTCAGCTAATATCTTCAGCCCTGTTTAGTATTGGTCATGGTTTGAATGACTCTCAGAAAGTTATGGGTATAATCGCGGCTGCGCTTATTGCGGCTCATCCGCTTCATATTGGTATGGGAATACATACTGTTGACGACATCCCTGATTGGGTAGCTTTCTCTTGTTTCTTTGCTATTTCAGCTGGAACAATGTCAGGAGGTTGGAAAATCGTTAAGACAATGGGTACAAAGATTACGAAGGTAACTCCGTTTGAAGGAGTTGTTGCAGAGACATCTGGTGCCTTGACATTATTTATTACCGAATATTTAAAGATACCTGTTAGTACCACTCATACAATAGCTGGTTCTATCATGGGAGTAGGAGCAACAAAGCGACTATCTGCTGTAAGATGGGGTGTTACAAAAGATTTGATGGTAGCATGGCTTCTCACGATTCCAGTAAGTGCGCTCCTCGGAGCTTTGATTTATCTATTGGTATCACTTTTCTTGTGA